In the genome of Flexistipes sinusarabici DSM 4947, one region contains:
- a CDS encoding chemotaxis protein CheX, translating to MKIIDLVTENCVKLLEGEFSLEVFKTTTYMKDVVKINPDYLNSFIVLRGYVPSVFAFSYEKKLFEFIFKKFINGIDIDDNELELYKEESAGEIMNMIVGNSLRDFKSVKSLIKLSPPVVHRGSRNLINKEDTEFYSSKIVTSRGKLNIYLLIRPMTGVSYEEIKNSGR from the coding sequence ATGAAAATTATTGATCTGGTTACGGAAAATTGTGTTAAACTGCTGGAAGGGGAATTTAGTCTGGAGGTTTTCAAAACCACAACATATATGAAAGATGTAGTGAAAATAAATCCAGATTACCTTAATTCCTTTATCGTATTAAGGGGGTATGTGCCGTCCGTATTTGCGTTCAGCTATGAAAAAAAACTCTTTGAATTTATCTTTAAAAAATTTATTAACGGAATTGATATTGATGATAACGAGCTCGAATTGTATAAAGAGGAAAGTGCAGGGGAGATAATGAATATGATTGTAGGTAATTCTCTGAGAGATTTTAAAAGTGTAAAATCTCTTATTAAACTTTCCCCTCCGGTTGTCCACAGAGGCAGCAGAAATTTAATAAATAAAGAGGATACCGAATTTTACAGCTCAAAAATCGTAACGTCCCGGGGCAAACTGAATATATATTTATTAATAAGACCGATGACAGGAGTTAGTTATGAAGAAATTAAAAATTCTGGTCGTTGA
- a CDS encoding HAMP domain-containing protein yields MLKGIRKRFLIFFILAISLLCLLGYFLLKETRGTIANKFSSDYIKQHISLQKERISKFIGSELILVKSLASSENIIDWLKYEYNASLKISAVKELKRYRGFFKSGSVYIISRDSGHYYLINKQTTGTSVGYTKSISPGSREYEKYFDLFEGNKNYDIRVNNESGDEKADLWISAAVLYNGKPEGVVGTKIQAADYLTEIIDTSKKGVSTFILNREGSIVAGAVDNKTNFPMAKNIFSSLSSNSQLALKKIMAETSANPDSVLTKSVRIGSESKTIALSFLPETGWFLLSLIDLNGIFALNDLIIPISFIVIGTILIFLFFALYIDRSIIKPVRDLTKGALRIGEGDYDTKFVIDENDEIGTLKRIFNRMSTEIKLKSYIKDLEDRMWQKSRDLIISKEKISFLLNSAGEGFLRFNPDMRIDSEFSKECFDIFGEDISDKDIHKLLFPEDKENRQFFQRVVNSIFNQEKKFLKEIMIDLLPAETEINGKHYALRFRLGKNNTIVLIMRDITEQKNLSREVEDERRKLNLVVEYVKDEYGVRELIHDFLNFCKNIDSYSVEVVYRKLHTFKGNFLQKGFINIPDFIHDEETYVQNYFRKQQNKLNINTSRLCNALKKDTDILRENLGANVLDNAMIKVDMEKLKLIQQKAKRVDTDLYRELSELLKVPLSGYLEGFRKVVDMVAKKEEKMVDYNIACDPELKIYPEEFRNFINVFYHIVVNAVVHGIEKPEIRVSKGKSETGKIDCKAAKIERFLVIEVADDGQGVDLNYLGKKIGRRLRANQYDILFENGITSSEMVDSYTGRGAGLGAVKTEVEKLKGSVSIDSKKDVGTKVFIKVPMKE; encoded by the coding sequence ATGTTGAAGGGTATAAGAAAAAGATTTCTTATTTTTTTTATTCTGGCTATTTCTCTTTTGTGTCTCCTGGGATATTTTCTGTTGAAAGAAACCCGGGGTACTATTGCTAATAAATTCAGCTCAGATTATATCAAACAACATATTTCTCTGCAAAAAGAAAGAATCAGTAAATTTATCGGCAGTGAACTGATTCTGGTAAAATCACTTGCATCTTCTGAAAATATAATTGACTGGCTTAAATACGAATATAATGCATCTCTTAAAATTTCTGCAGTAAAGGAGCTGAAAAGATACAGAGGATTTTTCAAATCCGGCAGTGTTTATATAATATCCCGTGACTCGGGGCACTATTATTTAATTAATAAGCAGACAACCGGCACTTCTGTTGGCTATACAAAGTCTATTAGTCCTGGAAGCCGGGAATATGAAAAATACTTTGATTTGTTTGAGGGTAATAAAAATTACGACATTAGAGTTAATAATGAATCTGGTGATGAAAAAGCTGATCTGTGGATAAGTGCAGCTGTTTTATATAATGGCAAACCTGAAGGGGTGGTGGGCACAAAAATACAGGCTGCTGATTATCTGACAGAGATTATTGATACATCGAAAAAAGGGGTTTCTACTTTTATATTAAATAGAGAAGGGAGCATTGTTGCAGGAGCAGTAGATAATAAAACAAATTTTCCGATGGCCAAGAATATTTTTTCATCCCTTTCCTCAAATTCGCAGCTTGCATTAAAAAAAATAATGGCCGAAACTTCTGCAAATCCGGACAGTGTTCTTACCAAATCTGTAAGAATCGGCTCCGAATCCAAGACCATTGCACTGTCTTTTCTTCCTGAAACCGGCTGGTTTCTCTTGTCCTTAATAGATTTAAACGGAATATTTGCTTTAAATGATTTAATAATTCCCATTAGCTTTATTGTCATAGGAACAATTTTAATTTTTTTATTCTTTGCTCTGTATATAGACAGAAGTATTATAAAACCGGTCAGGGATCTGACGAAAGGAGCTCTCAGGATAGGAGAGGGGGACTACGATACCAAGTTTGTGATTGATGAAAATGATGAAATAGGAACTCTCAAGAGAATTTTTAACAGGATGTCAACGGAGATAAAGTTAAAATCATATATCAAGGATTTGGAAGACCGAATGTGGCAAAAATCCCGGGATCTTATAATAAGCAAAGAGAAAATTTCCTTTTTATTAAACAGTGCCGGCGAAGGTTTTCTCAGGTTCAACCCTGACATGAGGATTGACAGTGAATTTTCAAAAGAATGTTTTGATATATTTGGTGAGGATATAAGTGATAAAGACATTCATAAGCTGTTGTTTCCTGAGGACAAGGAAAATAGACAATTCTTCCAAAGGGTTGTCAATAGTATTTTTAATCAGGAAAAGAAATTCTTGAAGGAGATTATGATAGATCTGCTTCCGGCAGAAACTGAGATTAACGGCAAACACTATGCATTGAGATTCAGATTGGGTAAAAATAATACTATAGTGCTAATAATGAGAGATATTACTGAGCAGAAAAACTTAAGCCGTGAAGTGGAAGATGAAAGAAGGAAGCTTAATCTCGTTGTTGAATATGTAAAGGATGAGTATGGAGTCAGGGAGCTTATACATGATTTCCTAAATTTTTGCAAAAATATCGACTCATACAGTGTTGAAGTTGTCTACAGAAAGCTTCATACTTTTAAAGGAAATTTTTTGCAGAAAGGTTTTATTAACATTCCTGATTTTATTCATGATGAAGAAACATATGTGCAGAATTACTTTCGTAAACAACAGAATAAACTCAATATCAATACCTCAAGATTGTGCAACGCACTAAAAAAAGACACGGATATTCTCAGGGAAAATCTCGGGGCAAACGTGCTTGATAATGCAATGATTAAAGTTGATATGGAAAAACTTAAATTAATTCAACAGAAAGCAAAGCGGGTGGACACTGATTTATACAGAGAACTTTCCGAGCTTTTAAAAGTGCCTTTATCCGGATATCTTGAAGGATTCAGAAAAGTTGTGGATATGGTGGCTAAAAAGGAAGAAAAAATGGTAGACTATAATATTGCCTGTGATCCTGAACTGAAAATTTATCCTGAAGAATTCAGGAATTTTATAAATGTTTTTTATCATATTGTTGTAAATGCAGTGGTTCACGGTATAGAAAAACCAGAAATACGTGTTTCGAAAGGTAAAAGTGAGACTGGTAAGATTGACTGCAAGGCAGCAAAGATCGAAAGGTTCCTTGTGATAGAAGTGGCGGACGATGGTCAAGGTGTGGATTTGAATTATCTGGGCAAAAAAATTGGCAGAAGATTACGTGCCAATCAATATGATATACTGTTTGAGAACGGTATAACCTCAAGTGAGATGGTTGACAGCTATACTGGCAGAGGAGCCGGACTCGGTGCGGTGAAAACGGAAGTGGAGAAACTGAAAGGCTCTGTTTCCATTGACAGTAAAAAGGATGTGGGCACGAAAGTTTTTATAAAAGTACCCATGAAGGAGTAA
- a CDS encoding M3 family metallopeptidase, with amino-acid sequence MDYTLLNENEIENFPVNFSEKLQDAKDALENLKNTDDLSYKNFIRPFADIVHDLHKEFTKLSHLNSVNNTNKTQEAYKNTLPMVTEFLTDVSLDGKIYQIYEKINSENNLSKVQKAVIEKGIRDFRLAGVHLPEKEKERVRQINLRLSELGNSFFQNILDDTDKFSMEVEESVLSEMPESEKQAAKEGDKYIFTLQMPSFIAFMTYCSDRKLREKMYKAFMTRAPKNEDIIEEILTLRYELSQILGFNNFAELSIYDKAAGTAEEVIEFQEDLAAKCKQKAQNDFAELQSFAQKYNVKNLQSYDLMYFSEKLKKEKLNFNEEELRPYFEKNAVIEGLFTFLQKLFNIEFKPEKAVLWHKKARCYKLYIDGVEQGTLFMDLEARKGKKDGAWMNDWVTKYTNSAGEKILPKAFIVANFPPSTETNPSLLRHRDVETLFHEMGHALHHLLSNVDEYFVSGVNGIEWDLVEFPSQLLENFAFEPEILKMFARHYKTGEIIPEKLICKIVDNKNFHSGMGFVRQLEFGLFDMYIHMRKMSAEGVEKTLDEVRDRVAVIKPPEYTKFQNQFAHIFAGGYAAGYYSYKWAERLSANAFYDFVNNNIFDNGFAQKFLDEVLSLGGSANFEDVYEKFSGKKIDNESLLKLHGII; translated from the coding sequence ATGGATTACACATTGTTAAACGAAAACGAAATTGAAAACTTTCCGGTAAACTTTAGTGAAAAATTGCAGGATGCAAAAGATGCATTGGAAAATCTAAAAAACACTGATGATTTATCATACAAAAATTTCATAAGACCATTTGCAGATATAGTCCATGATTTGCATAAAGAGTTCACAAAATTATCCCACCTGAATTCAGTCAACAATACAAATAAAACTCAGGAAGCTTATAAAAATACACTGCCGATGGTGACTGAGTTTCTTACCGACGTCTCCCTCGATGGCAAAATTTATCAAATATATGAAAAAATAAATTCAGAAAATAATCTTAGCAAAGTTCAGAAAGCCGTTATTGAAAAAGGGATAAGAGATTTCAGACTCGCTGGTGTTCATCTACCGGAAAAAGAAAAAGAGCGTGTCAGGCAGATAAACCTTCGTCTAAGTGAACTGGGCAACAGTTTCTTTCAAAACATACTCGATGATACAGATAAATTCAGCATGGAAGTAGAAGAATCGGTATTGAGTGAAATGCCGGAATCAGAAAAGCAAGCTGCAAAAGAAGGTGATAAATACATTTTCACTCTTCAGATGCCAAGTTTTATAGCATTTATGACATACTGCTCAGACCGTAAACTAAGAGAAAAGATGTACAAAGCTTTTATGACAAGGGCTCCTAAAAATGAGGATATCATAGAGGAAATTTTAACTCTCAGATATGAATTATCGCAAATTCTCGGATTTAATAATTTTGCAGAATTATCTATCTATGACAAAGCTGCTGGCACAGCAGAAGAAGTTATCGAGTTTCAGGAGGACTTAGCAGCAAAATGCAAACAAAAAGCGCAAAATGATTTTGCAGAATTACAATCATTTGCACAGAAATATAATGTAAAAAACCTCCAGTCATACGATTTAATGTATTTTTCAGAAAAACTGAAAAAAGAGAAACTGAACTTCAACGAGGAAGAATTAAGACCGTATTTTGAAAAGAATGCTGTAATTGAAGGACTTTTCACTTTTTTGCAAAAACTGTTCAACATTGAATTTAAACCGGAAAAAGCTGTTCTTTGGCATAAAAAAGCCCGCTGCTACAAGTTATATATTGACGGTGTTGAGCAGGGTACTCTTTTCATGGATCTTGAAGCAAGAAAAGGGAAAAAAGACGGAGCATGGATGAACGACTGGGTAACAAAATACACCAATTCAGCTGGCGAAAAAATTTTACCAAAAGCATTTATTGTAGCAAACTTCCCGCCATCTACTGAAACAAACCCTTCCCTTCTTAGACATAGAGATGTGGAGACACTCTTTCATGAAATGGGGCATGCATTGCATCACCTGCTAAGCAACGTGGACGAATATTTTGTTAGTGGTGTAAACGGTATTGAATGGGATCTGGTGGAATTTCCTTCCCAACTGTTGGAAAATTTTGCTTTTGAACCCGAAATATTAAAAATGTTTGCAAGACATTACAAAACAGGTGAAATTATTCCTGAAAAGCTTATTTGCAAAATTGTGGATAATAAAAATTTTCATTCCGGTATGGGTTTTGTCAGACAGTTGGAATTCGGCCTTTTTGATATGTACATTCACATGCGTAAGATGTCAGCGGAAGGAGTGGAAAAAACTCTGGATGAAGTCAGAGACAGAGTTGCCGTAATAAAGCCGCCTGAATATACAAAATTTCAGAATCAGTTTGCCCACATTTTTGCAGGCGGATACGCAGCTGGATATTACAGCTACAAATGGGCGGAAAGACTGAGTGCAAACGCATTTTATGATTTTGTAAATAATAATATATTTGACAATGGTTTTGCTCAAAAATTCTTAGACGAGGTTTTATCTCTGGGCGGCTCAGCTAATTTTGAGGATGTTTATGAGAAATTCTCAGGCAAAAAAATAGATAATGAATCACTTCTTAAATTGCATGGAATTATATGA
- a CDS encoding response regulator, protein MKKLKILVVDDSSIINKKLIQIYESLGHKVVDTAKTGEEAIEKYDSNKIDLVSMDITMPDMDGIEATKKILDKNPEALVMVVTSHGQEQMIVSAIEAGAVGYILKPFNKERISAMIDKILGNIGD, encoded by the coding sequence ATGAAGAAATTAAAAATTCTGGTCGTTGATGATTCTTCGATTATTAATAAAAAACTGATACAAATTTACGAATCACTGGGACATAAAGTGGTGGACACTGCAAAAACAGGTGAAGAGGCAATCGAAAAATATGATTCGAACAAAATTGATTTGGTCAGTATGGATATTACAATGCCGGATATGGACGGCATTGAAGCCACGAAGAAAATTCTGGATAAAAACCCGGAGGCACTTGTGATGGTTGTTACTTCGCACGGTCAGGAGCAGATGATTGTTAGTGCTATCGAGGCGGGGGCTGTTGGCTATATTTTAAAGCCCTTTAATAAAGAGCGTATAAGTGCAATGATTGATAAAATATTGGGCAACATTGGAGATTAG
- a CDS encoding IS5 family transposase, which yields MRPKKQDSTTQELLEPLLVNIIDMKHPLIQLADKIDWEYFEKEFGSLYHRNDGRPGIPMRMMVGFHYLKYTYNLSDEDVVHGWKENPYWQYFTGEKVFQTKVPINPTSMTRFRNRLKEEDLLKFLEETINTAFRSGYLNKNDVKKVAADTTVQEKNITFPTDIKLFYTMIKYLVKFSKKHEIRLKETHEYSGKKLLMKYSGYVHAKQYKRAGKAVKKMKTKMGKLYRSIERVLPEELRNSDEFQQLKLFYESLWNRSKKSKNKLYSLHSPEVECISKGKSHKRYEFGNKVGFVGTLKKNFILSCKSFHGNPYDGHTLEENLCEAKTLLGSNGTIDTILVDLGYRKHNYRGDAKVHVVPRSMKKFKVNFKRLLKRRSCVEATIGHTKRDNRMDRNYLKGKEGDKANAILAASGHNLRLILAFLLFFLKKFMDNIAKKLANFANEVFLDKKYAKIYV from the coding sequence ATGCGTCCTAAGAAGCAAGATTCGACGACACAAGAGCTTTTAGAACCACTGCTTGTTAACATTATAGATATGAAACATCCATTAATACAATTAGCAGATAAAATAGACTGGGAATATTTTGAGAAAGAATTTGGCAGTCTTTATCACCGTAACGATGGTCGCCCAGGAATTCCAATGCGTATGATGGTTGGGTTTCATTATTTGAAATACACGTACAATTTGAGTGATGAAGACGTGGTGCATGGCTGGAAAGAAAACCCTTACTGGCAGTACTTCACTGGAGAAAAGGTATTCCAGACAAAGGTGCCGATAAATCCAACCAGCATGACAAGATTTCGGAATCGTTTAAAAGAAGAAGATTTGTTGAAGTTTTTAGAGGAGACAATTAACACTGCTTTTCGTAGTGGTTATCTTAATAAGAATGACGTAAAGAAAGTAGCTGCAGATACGACGGTGCAGGAAAAGAACATAACGTTTCCAACGGACATAAAACTTTTTTATACAATGATCAAATATCTTGTGAAATTTTCAAAGAAGCATGAGATAAGGTTAAAGGAGACACATGAATATTCCGGCAAGAAGCTATTGATGAAATATAGTGGCTATGTTCATGCGAAACAGTACAAGAGAGCGGGTAAGGCAGTAAAAAAGATGAAGACAAAGATGGGCAAATTATATCGTTCTATAGAAAGGGTTTTACCTGAGGAATTGAGGAATTCGGATGAGTTTCAACAGCTAAAGTTATTTTACGAGAGTTTGTGGAATCGGAGTAAAAAGAGCAAGAACAAACTTTACAGTCTTCACAGTCCAGAGGTTGAGTGCATTAGCAAGGGCAAGAGCCATAAGAGGTATGAGTTTGGTAACAAAGTAGGTTTTGTTGGTACATTGAAGAAGAATTTTATACTGAGTTGCAAATCATTTCACGGCAATCCTTATGACGGTCATACATTAGAAGAGAATTTATGTGAAGCAAAAACCCTTTTGGGTAGTAACGGTACAATAGATACGATATTGGTAGATTTGGGTTACAGGAAGCACAATTATAGAGGGGATGCAAAAGTCCATGTAGTTCCACGCAGTATGAAGAAATTCAAAGTTAATTTTAAGAGGTTATTGAAAAGACGAAGTTGTGTTGAGGCGACGATAGGTCATACTAAGCGAGATAACCGGATGGACAGAAATTATCTGAAAGGCAAAGAGGGAGATAAAGCTAATGCGATTTTGGCAGCAAGTGGACATAATTTAAGGCTGATACTGGCCTTTCTTTTATTTTTTCTCAAAAAATTTATGGATAATATTGCAAAAAAATTAGCAAATTTTGCAAACGAAGTGTTTCTGGATAAAAAGTATGCCAAAATATATGTATAG